The genomic region AAGATGCGGTCCCCGTGCCCTCaacccagcccctctctgctaCAGCCCTAAAATCTTCCTGCGCAAGGTGCGAGCACGGTTCCAGATTGGTTTCTCCAAAAGGAGTcgctcctgcctgctctgtgcacccTCGCCCTCATCCCCtttatttcctcatttatttCAGCAGGCCGCAGGTTCAGACAAGTTTTGCAGGGCACAGAGGTCTCACAGGCACCAAGCCCTGCAGGCAAGAGAAGACCTTTCCAGGGGAGGAGAACTTTGCAGAAGCCCCTGTGCCGTGGCTGCTGACCCTGCCAGGCACCAAAAGCTGCTCCCCCACAGGGTCAGAATTTCAGGGGATGAATTTTTCTGTGCCAACACAGGCAGCGCTTTGAGGTTTCGGTTATTTCAGGGTGGAAAACGTTTGACCACCAAGGGGCGGGGGAACAATGGCAAGGCTGGGACCATGAGCTGCCACTGGAGGGAGAGAAACGCCTTGATTTTAACAGTGAGAGAAATTAACCCctgaggaggaggtggcaggtgcccggggcagggctggggctttgCTGCTCGCTCCACACAACGGCATCAcccccttcccctctctctccaggGGGGACCAATGTTTTACCAACAACCTCACCTACCTGGAAGTCACTGCTGGTAACGCCACGCTGGTGAAGAACGGTGAGCAGCACGGAAGGGGTTAACACCCAGCCCATGGTTTCACACGGATTGAGACACACAAAGGGCCCATTTCCCTGTTTTACATTATCTGATGTATTTTATTCCAGAGTCTCTGCCTGTCTGAAGCCTCGGTGGGCTCCAAAGCAGGGGGCACCCAGGTTATTCCTGCCCCTGGGGCACCAGGAATAAAGGGGATAGGGGGACTCAGCCCAGAGTGTGATACCCCAGAGCTGTGTACCTGATGGGACTGCAAGGGGGAAATCCTGTTAAGCATATTGTGAGGCTAACACAGGGATCAGTTGGTTATACTGCTCATTTATTTGCTATTGTAGTAATTTTAGATTACTGCAATAGCAACACAGGGATCAGTTGGTTATACTGCTCGTTTATTTGCTATTGTAGTAATTTTAGATATTAGCCTTACTAGTATTGGTGCTGTAACTTAGCTTTTATGTCTTACTAGCCTTTCTAATATCCATAAATGTAGGCACAGCTGCTTTATGCTTTCAGGTAAGCACTTTGTGtcagaaaccacagaaatgaAGGTAATTTGATAAAGGTTTTGATGAGtgctttaaagaaattaataactTTGTTAGctttaagcaaaacaaaacagattggtcacaaaaataagaaaaaaatactaatattaTGGTTCCTGTATAACAGCATCCAGAACATTACTATTTTAGAAATGAACAGCTGAAGAaactctgctcctgctcagaaACTCAGAAactctgctcctggggcagcccaggggtcccagccctgctgtgcaggCACAATAAACCCCAGAGCaatgctgtgccaggagccagcCTGCTCCCGTCCCTGCCGGAGAGCACCATCCTGTTTGTGAAGTATTGCACAATCCCCTGCGGGCAGGAGGGAACACCCAGGGCAGGTTTCAGGAATTAAGGAAGCCTCTTGTTCTGAGCTCTTCCTCCTTGCTGAGGAAGTGGGGTGAGCCAGTCTGGGGTGGGAATTGCAGCCCCCTGGGACACACTCACACCCTGAGTCCCAACACCCCCCATCACTGAGACATTCCaacagcaggacaggagctgggggaCTTTGGCTCTTTCACACCCCAGCCCcatttttaagaaatgcaaTTTATACAAGCCAAGAGCCAAAAAAATCACCCTATTTCAGGACATTTTTCCTCACCTGCTACTGAAGGTTGAATCCCAGGGACCACTGAtactgccacagctgggctggagtttattgctgctgcagcactgcaaatCTGAGTTCTTGTGTTCTCTCTGTGTCTGTTCTCTCCAAGCCATGACCCAGCAAACTGAGGGGATGCTGATGAACATGAGCTCTGAAAACCTTTTACTCATCCAGTACCAAATGCAGAGGGAAAGGACATACTTGGGGCAGTATCTCTATGGTATGAAACTCCATCCTAAAGTCATTTAAAGCTATCATGGCACACCCACACAAAGTTATCAACTAAAACCATACAGCAGCTTGGTCTCACCAAGAGTCAGTGACCAACGCTCCAGGGGTCATGGGATTTGCAAACCCCATTAAACCCCACATCTCTTGGCAGAACAGGAAAAGCAAGTTAAAGACCAAACCCACTTAcagcataaatatttaaagaacagGAAGCAAATACAATTCAGCATTGATATAATTGTAAAATCTCAACATTTTCAAGCCAACCATGATGTTTCAGTATTTACCTCCCAGGCAGAGCACGTGGCTTTGCAGGTGCTAAGGCTGATCAGATTTAACCACAAACCCATAAAGCAGCAGTTTTGATCCTGATAAGGCTCCCCATCACCTTGCAGTTGCTTAAGAGATTTTGAAGACACATATAGAAAACTGCCTCCATATTCCACCTTGGTCTCTCCTGACACCCCAGGAGTATCAAACCATCCTGCAACCCCTTTAAGCATGCAGGACCAGAGCTTTTTGGGAGAGGGTTAAACAAGGGATGCTCAGGGTTGGTTTTGTTCAGGTGTGTTCACCATGGGAGTGAGAGACCCCCACACAGAGCACATCCACTGCAAGCACTggtggggaaggggagcagcagggacagggacacaaaGGGCTGTGCCGAGGCCACCAGTCCATGTCTAACCCCTGACAAATCCTTCTCCAGCCAGGAACCTGAGCATAAGCACAGCAGACCGGGAGGAATTTGAGCAGCACGCCGggtgcctggggctgagggCGGAGCAGATCGTGTACGCGCCCTGGAAAACGGTACCAAGCACCCTGGGCCACCAaaaccagctccaggcagggctgcgAGAGCCCAGCTGCACCCCCAGCTGCCAAACTGGGCTCTCAGACACGTTTTCAAGGTGTTGGAAGTTATTTAGAGGATTAAATCATCACAGGCTTGCTTCAGCTGAGGTTTGAAATAGCAGCCCTGGAGCAAATGCCTGCACTGAGCATctcctctggcagccctggTAACAGCCTGCCTACCCCTGCCAGGGGGAAATAGGCGAGGGATTTTTGCCCTGAAGTTACTGATTTTGCCTTGAAACCCCTGGGTTTGCTCCCTAGCAAGGACCAGCTGTCCCCAGAAGCTGCAGAAAGAGCAGGAACCCCCAGGGATTTTTTCCACCAAAGCATTAACCAGGTCCAGTTCTCACCTCTGCCACCTGATTTAAGACATTTTATCCTGCAAATAACCCAGACTTTAAGTCAGCTTGACAGGGACTCCTGTTTGCAAAGTGAAGGTGAAGAACATCTTACCtttgctgctctgtcctggtcACCTGCTCACCCACATCAGCAGGCTCTGAGTTTTCAGAGGTGCCCAAAACCCCAGGCCAAGCCACCAGGCTGGATCCAACATTATCCCCAACACTTCTCCAGCCTCAAGAGCTGCTTTTCAAACTGCCCCACAGGTTGAGGGGAACAGAGGACAGAGACAGAGGGTAGaaccctgggaatggggctgcaCCTGGGGCAGGTCTCCTCCAATTTAGCAAACAAGCAGCACCtgggaggcagagcccagctcctctACATTAACTGCATGCCGCTGTGAACTGGGGGATTGCAGTCTCTGGATCACATTTAAATTTGGGCAAAATGAGGGGAATTGGTCAGGAGTGTCTGTGCTTACAAGTTCTGGTGCAATTTGGGTTGGCAGTTACTGGCCAAAGTAAGCAACTGCACCtgaggagtaaaaaaaaaacaactaaacagacacagaaaacattttgggGCCCTTTGTGATCAGGCTGAAGGAGGTGGATGTGAACAGAGCACAGGAGCAAACTCACAAAGCCCTGTGTCATCTGCAGGCATTAACAGAACTTAACCTATGCTGAGTGCCTGAGCAGCACAAGCTTTTTACTTATTTCCCCCAAAGTCTGAGTTCCCCCTTTCCTTCAGAGCACACGTACCCTAACTTTGCCCCAGaaactttttcctctttccagcaCAGGCATGGAAAATggcaccagcaggagctgagcacctGGGCAAGCATTGTCTGAGCCTTGGACAGGACAGGGAAGCCCTCTTAGGCATAATCAGCtaaaaggggagaggaaaattccttctttcttgAGTAAATTCAATCTTTCTTGAGTAAATTCTCTGTTGCCGGCACCTTGGCAGATTCACTGActctgtttttgttgttttgacaGGAGGTGTGTCAAGCGAAAGCAGcggaaggcagcagcagcccccaccCAGAGCCCgtggctgcagccacagcatcccctgccccaggcacccCCCGGCCTGGGAGTGCAGGGAACTGACCCCACCCAGGGCAATAAACGTTTCCTTCAAATTAGATACAATTCGGTGCCAGTTGTTTGAGGGCAGAAGGTTCTGAAGAGTTGAGAAGTGGGGTTTGCAAAAAGAGAACGAGCACCCGATTCACTTTGTGTGAGTCATCCAGCCAGGGGTTGGGAGAATCAGCCTGGAGCTTCCCACCGAGCTTGGAAAagggctctggctctgccaaAAAGCAGCGCTGCAATGCAGCAGTAAGAGAGACCAGCCAGGAGAGGGCAATCATTGACTATTTTAAATAAGCAAACCAAGCATTTCAGGAGGAACTGGGATCTAGAGAAGGCTGGAAACTGAGCTGGAACTGCGCAGCCTGAGGAAAAGGGGGTTTAGCTAAAAGGGACCAGCCGGTTCTCCTGGCAGCTGAGTGCCAGGTAGCCCAGGTGAGACAGATGATCCTGCCCAAAGCCTCTGGACCAGGCAAGTGCTCCCTGATCGTGTCCATGCACAGCTTGGTTTGCACACCATGTCTGACACTGAGAAATTACCCtcctgccagagggaaggggtgCTAACCCAACCCAGCCTGGATTTTTagttttcagagaaaatttcaCAATTTCTCATTTCTCAGCAAGCTCATCACCCTGGAAATGTGAAGTGGCAAAGATGGCATTGCTGTCCATgcctccagcacatcccagcacttGTCAGGCACCTGATACACCCCTTATCCCAGCCCCAAAGGGGGGACAGCACCATCCCTGCCATTGTAAAATGGGCAAGTGTAACAAGA from Molothrus ater isolate BHLD 08-10-18 breed brown headed cowbird chromosome 20, BPBGC_Mater_1.1, whole genome shotgun sequence harbors:
- the LOC118693522 gene encoding alpha-1-acid glycoprotein-like codes for the protein MGPALVAILGLAALLPAAALPCGAQRPDSATASKLPGTWLYVAGAAQFPQHQVEMLLIDHALLRLEPGPGGQELLISHFVAVGDQCFTNNLTYLEVTAGNATLVKNAMTQQTEGMLMNMSSENLLLIQYQMQRERTYLGQYLYARNLSISTADREEFEQHAGCLGLRAEQIVYAPWKTEVCQAKAAEGSSSPHPEPVAAATASPAPGTPRPGSAGN